Genomic window (Cucumis sativus cultivar 9930 chromosome 2, Cucumber_9930_V3, whole genome shotgun sequence):
ACTATCATGTACCAAGTTTTTTCGCACGCGCGcaactaattaattgaaaggtatttttgttatttcacgttATAGGCTTCTAGGCctttttgattttcaaaattgttttatacgatttaaatatttttgtgtttcgttaaattttttaaaaaagtttaatataattattaaagtaaAATGAGAATGAAGGAGGAAAAGTaaccaatttttcaaaagaacaataacccaattaataaagtatatgggaaaaaggaagaaaaagtatGATAAGTAATATTTAAACCTATGTAGAATAATAGCCCTTGTAATTGTTTGaataaggaaaaaacttataatttgtttgtatttgtgATTTCCTTTAGGTGCTAAGGAACAAAGTTAGTAGAGGTCGATTGGTCACATGGCTAAGCGGGTCCAAATATATCTTTatacaaaaacatatatattttttaaactgcctttatttctttttttaatttgacaatGATTTCATTgtgtgtttttaaatattttatcaaataaattcaattttcctttgattttaaatactatatatatgataaaagtGGTcagaaaattgaatttattttacaaaatatttaataacacaCAATGAAATCATGAtcaataaagttattttgtcTCTTCCATCAACTTAAACTAGTGTCCAAAACTTACACATCTCAAACACAATATAGTTTGAGCCAATTATTTAGTGAGTACCTACCTACAAGtacttgttttcctttataataatgaaatgtaTTACTTTAAAGATTGTATAAATAAGCTTATAAAATGGAAGGGACTCCATTTCTGAATCTTACCCCTctgaaaacacaaaataaaactttatattatattatttattggatcttctattttcaaattactaTCTAAACACGTCTTTATGTTTCAAAAAGGGATCCAGATTTAAGATACCAAGTTGTTTAGCGTATGAGGTTAGCTAATTAACCATTATCACATGATTTCTCTCCTTTGGCCCACCCCATCGTGAATCAATCATACTTCAACAAGAGAAACCTAACACTTCAAGGAGAGAAACCTAATCctgagtttttttattattatgtaatCAAAGGCATGTGGAAAGgcaacaaaatatcaaagcTTTTTCGTACATTCATTTGAGCCTAATTAAACTGTGCCCACTTACATTAACTGCCAAAGCAAACCATTCCTATGTCTGCACGACTCTTTCTATTTCAACAATATGTATATGTTGCTGTCTCAACTTCTTTTGGCGTTTTCATCAAacacttctcttctttttcttctccttctcttccCTTTCTATCTCTATTTTGAAAGAGATGAATTTGCTTGAGATATATTGAGTGGTAAGAATCACTGTaagaaaagtgtttttttagcttgaatttttgttagtttatgTACATTAACTGTGttcttttatgcttttttgTATTAACGTTAGGAACCAACCATTTTGcttaaattagaagaaatttgaagttgaacAAAAATAGCTTGGAGAAAGGCAAAACAGTTCCAAGACGTATAAAGAGGCAAAGATAAGCTAAAAAAGGACTGGAGGTATCACCTCAATGCTAGGTTTGGCACTAGAGACCTAAGGCTACATAACAAGATTGCATTAGGACCAACTTTTTCAAGAAATGCATTATCTAAACGTTTTGTGGCACTCTCCCAAAAATGCATCCCTTTTTTGGTCATACCAGTTGTCTTACAGAAACTTGTTTGAGGCTACATTTACCAAACCgtaatgaaaattaatgtagttgtaatgaaattttattgttagatTAATTGTAATGAACGCCAATCCCAAatgtaattgaatttttttatcgtgtttagttaaaattatggattttgtcaattttactGTTACAATTATCTCCTCTAGCGCTACCTCTAAGGGTCAAGCGACAACAATAACAGTAAAGATGTCAAATTGATCATTTTTCAATtgtaacaacaaaaataattataactaTAATGGTAACGATGTGAGATAATTTTCAGGCGCCATCGGATTGAGTATTCTCAActcatcaatcaaattattttatttaattacaaatttggatGTAAGCCCCATGTGTTGGTACACAAATGCAAAACACAAGTAAACAACACCAAAAGTAATCAAATTGAgccacttttttattttcattcatctATTTCGTGATTTCACTTGCGTAAATGTGATAAATCAGGATATAAACTTGTTAGCTCATTCCATTGCTGTTCTTACTCATTACTACTATTTAAGtgattgtattaaaaaatggaattgtTTATGCTTTGGGGGCAGAGGGCGAAGGAACAAAATATGAACAGACATATTGAAAAGATTAATGCATATCTGACCAAAACATTGTAGGATTGAATCTTCGTGAtcaaagcaaaagaaaaaaaatgtgtgtttttgtttgtgcCATCAATTTTGAACCTAAAAGACCAAGACACCATTAATCTCCATTGATTTGCATTACATGTCTGTTTCTGGTGTcagaaatcaaatgaaatgCATGTACTATAacaatttgaacttttattaaaGATAAGTATGTGGATTGTATCAATGGGGAGGCAAAAAAGAATGTCCTTTTCCAGCATTTTATTTCAGTTTATGTGGCTACCGGCACCACTACCACAAAAACATAACATTGCATAACTCCAAACTACTTACACATGCTGTCAAAGTAACCTGTATAAACCACAAGCTGATTTAGTTCCAATcctatctctttctctctcctaaTCCCAAtcattcataaactttttgCTTTCCAATAAATCATGAGTCTAAGCATAACTATAGCACAAAGACAATCCCCTCAGCCTCTtgctctctttctttctctctaacAGAGGGAAATAAgcaaagaaaagggaaaaaaaaaaatggtaacttgtttatggtcaaACTCCTTAGTTTCTATTGTCTATGAGATGGATTTTTTAACAGTtaaacttttcctttttatcaacAGGTTCTGGTATCAAAACATGGAAgtggaggagaagaagatgatgcaGCAGTAGATTTTTGGGGAAACCCAGTTGACAAATCAAAAACAGGAGGATGGCTTGCAGCTGGGCTCATTTTAGgtgcttgaaaattttgttttgttttgcacAGAATAAATAGCAATGCTTAAATGCCTAAAATCATGCAGGAACTGAACTCTCTGAAAGGATATGTGTGATGGGAATATCAATGAACTTAGTGACATATCTAGTTGGGGATTTGCATCTTACGTCAGCCAAATCTGCAACTATAGTCACTAATTTTCTTGGTGCTCTTAATCTTCTTGGGCTTCTTGGTGGCTTCTTAGCAGATGCCAAGCTTGGAAGGTACCTCACTGTTGCTATCTTTGCTTCCATTACTGCTGTGGTAAGTTCTAAGCCATTAAGAAATGActtcaacaaagaaaatttcacTTCAGAATTTAGCTTGAGCCTTGCTGGTTTTTGTAGGGTGTTATTTTGTTAACATTGGCCACAACAATCCCTGGCATGAGACCTCCTCACTGTGATGACTCTACAAGGCAACTTCATCAATGCATTGAAGCTAATGGTGGGCAACTGGCCATGCTCTATGCTGCACTATATACTATAGCACTCGGTGGAGGGGGgataaaatcaaatgtttcaGGATTCGGGTCAGATCAATTTGACACTAATGATCCGAAGGGGGAGAAGGCTATGATATTCTTCTTCAATAGGTTCTACTTTGCGATAAGTATCGGGTCGTTGTTTGCTGTCATTGTGTTGGTTTATGTACAAGACAAAGTGGGGAGAGGTTGGGGATATGGAATCTCAGGAGGGACCATGGCGGTTGCTGTAATTGTACTGCTTTGTGGGACAACCTTTTACAGGTTTAAAAAGCCAAGAGGAAGCCCTCTCACAGTGATATGGAGAGTGGTTCTTTTGGCTTGGAAGAAGAGAAGTCTGCCTCACCCAGCTCATCCCAGCTTCTTAAATGACTACCAAAATGCCAAGGTTCCCTACACCTACAGGTTCAAGTAAGTGTTTTTCTGATCTATCATCAAATACTCTCTACTTTTTCGTTCCCTCTCTTTCACTCTCTGTATGTCCATGTAAAATTGATTatctgtttcttgttttagATTTGATGTATTATAAGACATTCTGCAAGATGCTATAGTTTATGaataatcaacaaaagaaaaaaaaaagaatgtagtGATGAAATCTAGAGTTTATATGTTAGAGTTGAAGAAACAATTGCTTAAAGTAGAGTTATAAGATAAAattcttcaatatttataGAAGGCGAAGATAATGGAAAAGACGGAGTTGTTGAATAGGTACAAAAATCCAATAGTGATTACTATTGAAGTTGTGTTATTAAAATTGGTTCAATAAATGTACAAACATCAATAGTGTTTACAATTGAAGTTGTATTATTCATGAACAGGAAAAACATCCCATAATACATTACTAATCACACTTGTCTTTTACTACCAATCCTCGTATTGGTGCATTCACTTCACttaatttatttggttatatatttattttgatttgggAACGTTGactaatgaaaatataaatatcagATGTCTTGACAAGGCTGCAATTCTAGACGAGTATGCTACCACTGGTCCAAACAATCCATGGATAGTCTCAACAGTGACTGAAGTTGAAGAAGTGAAAATGGTGTTCAAGCTCATACCCATTTGGTCCACTGGCATCCTCTTTTGGACGATCTACTCTCAAATGACTACATTCACAGTAGAGCAAGCATCatttatggaaagaaaagTTGGCAGTTTCGAGATTCCTCCTGGATCTATGTCAGCCTTTCTATTCATTGCCATCCTGCTCGTCACTTCCTTGAATGAGAAACTATTCATACCAATTGCTCGGAAGCTGACTCACAACGTACAAGGTCTCACAAGCCTTCAGAGAATTGGGATTGGACttgttttctcaatttttgGCATGGTGGCTGCTGGGGCTgttgagaaagagagaaaggcATCTGCTGTGGGACAAAGTACTCGTATAAGTGCTTTCTGGTTGATACCTCAGTTCTTCTTGGTCGGTGCTGGAGAAGCATTTACATATGTTGGACAACTCGAGTTTTTCATCAGAGAAGCACCGGAACAAATGAAATCAATGAGTACGGGACTTTTTCTTAGCACTCTATCCATGGGATTTTTTGTTAGTAGTTTGTTGGTAACAATTGTAGATAAAGTAACCAACAAGCAATGGCTGAGAAGTAATCTCAACAAGGGGCACTTGAGCTACTTCTATTGGCTACTCGCAGTGTTGGGCCTGCtaaacttcttcttctttattcttcTTGCCCGAAAACATCAGTACAAAGACCAGCATTATGTCAGCTCCAAAGACAATAACGAGGAGCTCAAGATTTCAAATGACATGGTCGCACTTGAAATGGAAGGACCAATAAGCAAGAAAGCAGCAGAAACTTAAGAGTACGCTAAGGGTGCAAAATTTAGAACTCAAGGACACATTTGCACAGCATATAGAACAGATCCTATTCAAGTAAGGTCGCTGCTTTAAGGTGCCCCTTTTACAAGTTTAAAATCCTGCATGTACGTTTGAATATCTCAAAGCCTGTATCTACAAGACAACCATCTTGTGGTTTTAGCATTAATGAGCAGATGAGCCACTGCCATTTTGATTTCCCCTAGGCTTATATGATCTAAAGCATTAAGCATATTACAAATAATGTTCTTAAGTGCAAAAGGGCGTGCATAGCATTTATGCAAACAGCCGTGTTTCGTAATTAGTTTCTTACTGAAAGTAGcttcatcaaaataattttggtagACATTTCATTATCAAAATGGCAAATATtccaatatattattttagctAGCAACTAAATTTGGCAAGATGAATGGAGCATAAAAGCCATTGATTGTCAAGTAATTCCTGAAAAATACACTACTCaaatataattcttttcaaCATCGTCCTGATACTCAAGAAGTACCTCTAACAGCAATACATGTTTCAAGAGGCAGAAGCAGAACTTGGTGCCGGAAGGTGATTTATAACTAATGGCGGTCGTAGCGCCCTGTGCTGTTCCATCTTCTGTTTACGAGCTTTATACATTTCTTCTGTTTCAACCACTACTAATCGCTTTACCTataatcaaccaaaaaaataaaaacttcagTCCATGAGGCAGTTCTGTAGTGTGTGCATGTGCGCAGCAGAGAACAAGTATATATAGCAACCTGTTGAATCATTCCTCTAACAGTAGGAGTGTTCCAGCGCATGACAGTTCGGTTACATTTTCGGAGCCGCAATGCCTCTAATGTACGTCTGTGAAGTCTCCTTGTTCCTGGCATGCCTCTTACTAATGTGATATAAAGATTAGTACTCCATGCAATTGGGACACTGGCTTTGAAAGCCTTGAAGGCATTCATATCCAAGATCTGCAAAatctacaaaaataaataaagattaagaaacaatttcCTCTGCAGACACATAAACAGTCTCATCTAAGCATTAGAACAAAgtcttcaaatttgttttctaaatatagAAATGAATGACATAAAAGTGTATGCATCCATGCCAAGCTGTCTCCAAGGAACTTCTGTAGTTTACTTTTAATTGGTTGGGCAGGAAAACCCCGGCAGtctccaaatttcaaataaacaaatgatcaTTCATCATCTTCAGTAGATAGAAAGCTCCAAAAATGCTCTACTTGCACATCAAAGGAATGAAAGAATATAGATGATAATTTTAAGTAGAAATCACGTCCATGCCATGATTTGCATCTCAAATCAATACTCTTCATCTTTATATCagcttcaaattttcaataaagtcCTCTAAAAACAATGTTCTAAAAAGTAAACAAGTAGAACTGCATGCttggaataaaaaatgtttcaatataCCATTCAGCTGTATCACTTTCATCAACATAGAGTCTGAAATTTAAATGAGACTTTTGTATACACAGCATTTGgtcttaaaacaaaacattaagaTGAAAGCATATGCCAGGAAGCAAGAACATTAGTAGGATTGAACATCTTATCTTGTGGAGTGTACAAATCTTGGGCCAAAGAACTTATTTTTTGTCTCAAGGGCTTGATGCCTTGTTATTAATGGAACCCGTGTCTAATTAAATCCTTAGTGATGAAATACATTCGATTTAAGGGTTTTAGTGTTTAAAATCGAATGATTTCACATACCTAAAGGGTTCCTAATTTCAATTAACTGAGGTTCACATATCAAACTCTTTGTTAGTTTTATATCTAACATTAATTGAATGAGAAACTAATTTTacaaactcatttttgttcgGTAAAGGACCTTCAGTAGTTTGGCCAACAGTATTATATCCAAGTTCAAGAACAATGTAgtattcaaaaacaaaacacttgtaaaaaaaaaggagaaaaggcATTTGAGTGGCAAACATCCATTTTGCAGCCACCCATTAAAAGataccaaatttaattttactaaaCATTGTCATGTTTttgagtttctattttttaatttagccTCTAGACACTACCTCTACCtccaaatttcttcatttattatcTACTCTTTCGTGAGATGGTCTAAGGCTCTCCCAAAGATAGACTCCCTCTCTAAAGAACATGAGCTCCCCCCAAGTTTGTAAGATTCCCTCTCACAGtgttatatcttttcattGAACAAAATCCTCTTTGTTCGAATGACCTAGGCTCCCTCTAAGCTTAGAGAATCCTTTCTCGATGAATCATGACGCAAAATAGTGAGAAGAATGGGATATGTCTCCAATACATGTAATGTTCCCTTCTTTTAACACAAGAAGAAAGAGctacaacaaaataatacaaatgtTGCTTTTAAAACAAACCGAATCATCAACCTTAAATGGAGGACTAAGTGTCCTTCAAATATGCATAGCAGAATCATAGTAAGCAATTTCCATAGCAACTGTGCATTAAATAAGAAAGATGTAGGcagtagaaaaagaaaaggcaaccACCAATAAGGAAAGTATCTTGCAGAATCACCATTTCT
Coding sequences:
- the NRT1.3 gene encoding protein NRT1/ PTR FAMILY 6.4, with amino-acid sequence MVLVSKHGSGGEEDDAAVDFWGNPVDKSKTGGWLAAGLILGTELSERICVMGISMNLVTYLVGDLHLTSAKSATIVTNFLGALNLLGLLGGFLADAKLGRYLTVAIFASITAVGVILLTLATTIPGMRPPHCDDSTRQLHQCIEANGGQLAMLYAALYTIALGGGGIKSNVSGFGSDQFDTNDPKGEKAMIFFFNRFYFAISIGSLFAVIVLVYVQDKVGRGWGYGISGGTMAVAVIVLLCGTTFYRFKKPRGSPLTVIWRVVLLAWKKRSLPHPAHPSFLNDYQNAKVPYTYRFKCLDKAAILDEYATTGPNNPWIVSTVTEVEEVKMVFKLIPIWSTGILFWTIYSQMTTFTVEQASFMERKVGSFEIPPGSMSAFLFIAILLVTSLNEKLFIPIARKLTHNVQGLTSLQRIGIGLVFSIFGMVAAGAVEKERKASAVGQSTRISAFWLIPQFFLVGAGEAFTYVGQLEFFIREAPEQMKSMSTGLFLSTLSMGFFVSSLLVTIVDKVTNKQWLRSNLNKGHLSYFYWLLAVLGLLNFFFFILLARKHQYKDQHYVSSKDNNEELKISNDMVALEMEGPISKKAAET
- the LOC101219925 gene encoding uncharacterized protein LOC101219925 is translated as MNAFKAFKASVPIAWSTNLYITLVRGMPGTRRLHRRTLEALRLRKCNRTVMRWNTPTVRGMIQQVKRLVVVETEEMYKARKQKMEQHRALRPPLVINHLPAPSSASAS